One Brassica napus cultivar Da-Ae chromosome C2, Da-Ae, whole genome shotgun sequence DNA window includes the following coding sequences:
- the LOC106421407 gene encoding polyadenylate-binding protein 5-like, which yields MAAASGTAPTTAMVDQAPNQPAVPTVTQVAAAAAPAVEALQTHPNSSLYVGDLDKSVNEAHLLDLFNQVAPVQTVRVCRDLTHRSLGYAYVNFANPNDAMRAMDTLNYTPIKDRPIRIMRSNRDPSTRLSGKGNVFIKNLDVSIDNKDLYDTFSTFGTILSCKVEMTLSGRSRGYGFVQFEKEETAQAAIEKLNGMLLNDKKVFVGLFVRRQDRTRSENRALPRFTNVYVKNLPKEIDDGELKKTFGKYGDISSAVVMKDESGSSKCFGFVNYEKSEDAAVAVEKMNGISLGENVLFVGKAQKKSEREEELKRKHEQEKLQGSNLYVKNLDDSVDDEKLKEMFSEYGNVTSSKVMINSGGLSRGFGFVAYSIPEEASKAMNEMNGKMIGMKPLYVALAQRKEERRNHLQTKFSNMRTNGTMTPIPMPGFHHHPAGGAMAGPPHHQMYRGQNGQGLMPSQPMGYGYQLQFMPRPRSGPANFVMPYPLHRQNQHGPRVGFRRGTTNMQQQQHFQQQQQNTSSGMRYLGGAGNMRGMEVAVPQGMISLPLGASAISQNASQALQEPSPLPISKLTSALALASPAKHPQMLGEQLFPLVEKQEPVHTAKVTGMLLEMDQAEILHLLEAPEALKTKVSEALIALRLSANPPAVSSA from the exons ATGGCGGCGGCATCTGGAACTGCCCCCACGACGGCGATGGTCGATCAAGCCCCTAATCAACCAGCGGTCCCTACTGTGACTCAGGTAGCCGCCGCGGCGGCACCAGCTGTGGAAGCGTTGCAAACGCACCCTAACTCGTCTCTCTACGTTGGAGATTTGGACAAAAGTGTCAACGAGGCGCATCTCTTGGATCTCTTCAACCAAGTGGCTCCTGTCCAAACAGTTAGGGTTTGTCGCGACTTGACTCATCGCTCTCTCGGATACGCTTACGTCAACTTCGCTAACCCTAATGAtg CGATGCGAGCGATGGATACTCTCAACTACACACCGATCAAAGACAGACCCATAAGGATCATGCGTTCGAACCGTGACCCGAGCACGAGACTTAGCGGGAAAGGCAATGTTTTCATCAAAAACCTAGACGTATCTATCGATAACAAAGATCTCTACGATACGTTCTCGACCTTCGGGACCATTCTCTCTTGCAAGGTGGAGATGACCTTGTCGGGAAGGTCTAGAGGGTACGGATTTGTTCAGTTTGAAAAAGAGGAAACCGCTCAGGCTGCTATAGAGAAGCTTAACGGAATGCTTCTTAATGATAAGAAAGTCTTTGTTGGACTTTTTGTCCGACGTCAGGACCGTACTCGGTCCGAGAATCGTGCGCTCCCACGTTTCACTAATGTGTACGTGAAGAATCTTCCTAAAGAGATTGATGATGGTGAGCTTAAGAAGACGTTTGGGAAGTATGGAGATATATCGAGTGCGGTTGTGATGAAAGATGAGAGTGGGAGCTCGAAGTGTTTTGGGTTTGTGAATTACGAGAAATCTGAGGACGCTGCGGTTGCGGTTGAGAAGATGAATGGTATTAGTCTTGGGGAGAATGTGTTGTTCGTTGGGAAGGCGCAGAAGAAGTCTGAGAgggaagaggagttgaagagaaaGCATGAGCAAGAGAAGTTGCAAGGATCAAATCTGTATGTGAAGAATCTTGATGATAGTGTGGATGATGAGAAGCTTAAGGAGATGTTCTCTGAGTATGGGAACGTGACATCGAGCAAG GTTATGATAAACTCAGGAGGTTTGAGTAGAGGGTTTGGTTTTGTTGCGTATTCTATTCCTGAAGAAGCTTCAAAAGCT ATGAATGAAATGAATGGGAAGATGATAGGAATGAAACCCCTTTACGTTGCTTTGGCTCAACGCAAGGAAGAGAGAAGGAACCACCTTCAG ACCAAGTTCTCTAATATGAGAACGAATGGGACAATGACTCCAATTCCAATGCCTGGGTTCCATCATCACCCAGCAGGAGGGGCAATGGCAGGACCACCACATCATCAAATGTACAGAGGCCAGAACGGTCAAGGTCTGATGCCGTCACAGCCTATGGGATATGGCTACCAACTTCAGTTCATGCCTCGTCCGAGGTCTGGCCCGGCTAACTTTGTGATGCCTTACCCTCTTCATAGGCAAAACCAGCATGGTCCGCGGGTTGGGTTTAGGCGTGGCACTACTAAcatgcagcagcagcagcactTCCAGCAACAACAG CAAAACACAAGCTCGGGAATGAGATACTTGGGAGGTGCAGGCAACATGAGAGGTATGGAAGTAGCTGTTCCACAAGGCATGATCTCTTTGCCTTTAGGTGCATCTGCAATCTCCCAAAATGCTTCTCAAGCCCTACAGGAGCCATCACCACTTCCCATTTCTAAGCTCACTTCTGCCTTGGCTCTGGCTAGCCCCGCCAAGCACCCACAG ATGCTTGGGGAGCAGCTCTTCCCACTTGTGGAGAAGCAGGAGCCAGTGCATACTGCCAAAGTTACAGGGATGTTGCTGGAGATGGACCAAGCAGAGATCTTACACCTTCTCGAGGCACCTGAAGCTCTCAAGACCAAAGTGTCTGAGGCTTTGATTGCTCTCAGACTCTCTGCTAATCCACCAGCTGTGTCTTCTGCATGA